One region of Flavobacterium sp. GSB-24 genomic DNA includes:
- a CDS encoding O-acetylhomoserine aminocarboxypropyltransferase/cysteine synthase family protein, with amino-acid sequence MSTQKFATNALHAGHDVTKNGSTRAVPIYQTSSYVFNNSDHAANLFGLAEAGFIYTRLNNPTNDVLEQRLAALEGGIGAVVTASGASAISTTLLTLLKAGDHIVASNSLYGGTYNLLKVTLPRLGITTTFVDPSKPENFTKAAKENTRAFFVESLGNPKLDVLDLKGISAEAKAFKVPFIVDNTVATPYLLNPIKYGADIVIHSLTKYIAGNGTSLGGVIIDAGNFDWANGKFPEFTEPSAGYHGLVYHEALGNAAFIAKARIEGLRDFGSALSPFNAFQIIQGLETLPIRIKKHSENALALAEWLEKQDEVVWVNYPGLKSNKYYDLAQEYLPQGQSGIITFGLKGGFDAAKKVVDNTKLFSLLANIGDTKSLIIHPASTTHQQLTDEEQIETGVSKDLVRLSVGIEDIEDLIADLQTVFESVSLSQYSINKN; translated from the coding sequence ATGAGTACACAAAAATTTGCAACAAACGCATTACACGCAGGACACGATGTTACTAAAAACGGAAGCACAAGAGCAGTGCCAATTTACCAGACATCATCGTATGTATTTAACAATTCAGATCACGCTGCCAATTTATTTGGTCTTGCCGAAGCTGGATTTATTTATACAAGATTAAATAATCCGACAAACGACGTTTTAGAACAGCGTCTGGCAGCACTTGAAGGCGGAATCGGAGCGGTAGTAACAGCATCTGGAGCATCGGCAATTTCTACAACATTATTGACTTTGCTAAAAGCTGGAGATCATATAGTAGCATCAAACAGTTTATATGGAGGAACTTATAATCTGCTGAAAGTTACATTACCAAGATTAGGAATTACAACAACATTTGTAGATCCTTCAAAACCAGAAAATTTTACCAAAGCGGCAAAAGAAAATACAAGAGCTTTTTTTGTTGAATCTCTGGGAAATCCAAAATTAGATGTTTTAGATTTAAAAGGAATTTCGGCAGAAGCCAAAGCATTTAAAGTGCCATTTATAGTAGACAATACAGTTGCGACACCTTACTTATTGAACCCAATTAAATATGGTGCCGATATTGTAATTCACTCCTTAACTAAATATATCGCTGGAAACGGAACTTCTTTAGGAGGCGTTATCATTGATGCTGGAAATTTTGACTGGGCAAACGGAAAATTCCCTGAATTTACCGAACCGTCTGCAGGTTACCACGGATTAGTATATCACGAAGCTTTAGGAAATGCGGCTTTTATTGCAAAAGCGCGAATTGAAGGACTGCGTGATTTTGGTTCTGCTTTGAGTCCATTTAATGCTTTTCAGATTATTCAAGGATTAGAAACACTTCCAATCCGAATCAAGAAACATAGTGAGAATGCTTTGGCTTTGGCCGAATGGTTAGAGAAACAAGATGAGGTCGTGTGGGTAAATTATCCAGGTTTAAAATCGAATAAATATTACGATTTAGCCCAAGAATATTTGCCACAAGGCCAAAGCGGAATCATTACTTTTGGATTAAAAGGTGGTTTTGATGCTGCTAAAAAAGTTGTAGATAATACAAAATTATTCTCTTTACTAGCCAATATTGGCGACACTAAATCGCTGATTATTCACCCGGCAAGTACCACACATCAGCAGTTAACAGATGAAGAACAAATCGAAACAGGAGTTTCAAAAGATTTGGTTCGTCTGTCTGTGGGAATTGAAGATATTGAAGATTTAATTGCAGATCTGCAAACTGTTTTTGAGAGTGTTTCGCTATCACAATACAGTATTAATAAAAATTAG
- a CDS encoding aspartate kinase, whose protein sequence is MSKLKINIILFGIGNIGSTLINQIIESQDFFLESKNVDFHFPIITNSTVAFFEKEGVGYAWETNFRQLAVPFKVEDIIEFAKENEFENLIAVDATASDELVKHYNTLIKNGFNIVAVNKKANTLPIDLYKELRSNLKKYDKEFLYETSVDTGIPVLQTLRDLYYSGEKITKIRGVFSDNLSYVFNRFSSEDVSFSSVLKDASLLGLMKSTFKEDLSGNDTARKLLILAREVGKDFNFSDIQIHPFITENHLEQNGVLNKEAVDKSFKIAKITQSDNHVLRYVGEFDFEKNKLEVKLISEPAHSAIGQLKGSDTIFEIYTQSYAQVPIVIQSASPCKQAISRGIITDILKVAERIRNKEAVWS, encoded by the coding sequence ATGTCAAAGCTTAAAATAAACATTATCCTTTTTGGAATTGGAAATATCGGAAGTACTTTGATTAATCAGATTATTGAAAGTCAGGACTTTTTTCTTGAAAGTAAAAACGTAGATTTTCATTTTCCTATTATAACCAATTCTACAGTGGCCTTTTTCGAGAAAGAAGGTGTTGGTTATGCTTGGGAAACCAATTTTAGACAATTGGCTGTTCCTTTTAAAGTAGAAGATATTATTGAATTTGCTAAAGAAAATGAATTCGAAAACTTGATTGCTGTAGATGCAACAGCCAGTGATGAATTGGTGAAACATTATAATACGCTTATCAAAAACGGATTTAATATTGTGGCTGTCAATAAAAAAGCAAACACACTGCCGATAGACTTGTACAAAGAGCTGCGATCAAATCTTAAAAAGTATGACAAAGAGTTTTTGTATGAAACATCTGTCGATACAGGGATTCCGGTTTTGCAGACTTTAAGAGATTTGTATTATTCGGGAGAAAAAATCACCAAGATTCGAGGAGTATTTTCAGATAATTTGAGTTACGTGTTTAATAGATTTTCTTCTGAAGATGTTTCGTTTTCATCCGTTTTAAAAGATGCAAGTCTTTTGGGATTAATGAAATCAACATTCAAGGAAGATTTATCTGGAAACGACACGGCAAGAAAACTTCTAATATTGGCAAGAGAAGTGGGCAAAGATTTCAATTTCTCAGATATTCAAATACATCCTTTTATTACAGAAAATCATCTGGAACAAAATGGAGTGCTGAATAAAGAAGCAGTTGACAAATCATTTAAAATAGCAAAAATAACACAGTCTGATAACCATGTACTTCGTTATGTGGGCGAATTTGATTTTGAGAAAAATAAGCTGGAAGTCAAATTGATTTCAGAACCTGCACATTCTGCAATTGGACAATTAAAGGGCTCGGATACCATTTTTGAAATTTATACACAATCTTACGCACAGGTTCCAATTGTAATCCAAAGTGCATCGCCGTGCAAACAGGCAATTTCGAGAGGAATTATAACCGATATTTTGAAAGTAGCGGAAAGAATTAGAAATAAAGAGGCCGTTTGGTCTTAA
- a CDS encoding alpha/beta fold hydrolase, whose amino-acid sequence MENIPNPISIQNFTTENGALYHTLPLSFTIAGQPLHSAPIVLVNHALTGNAQVTGENGWWNNLIGEGKTIDTAVYTILAFDIPGNGSNSFLIENYLDFTARDIARIFIEGLKDLNIEKLYAIIGGSVGGGIAWEILALEPNITEHLIPIASDWKSTDWLIANCFLQEQILNNSSKPIEDARIHAMLCYRSPESFKEKFQRTINQDLLIFNIESWLAHHGKKLQQRFQLASYKLMNQLLKTIDITRNSESFENLLSQSNASIHIVGINSDLFFTAKENVETYEELKKFKDNVFYSEIDSVHGHDAFLIEYKQLDHLLADIFKAETIKK is encoded by the coding sequence TTGGAAAATATACCAAACCCTATTAGCATACAAAATTTCACCACAGAAAATGGTGCGCTTTATCATACACTGCCTTTAAGTTTTACTATTGCTGGTCAGCCTTTGCATAGTGCGCCTATTGTTTTGGTAAATCATGCCTTGACAGGAAACGCCCAAGTTACTGGCGAGAATGGCTGGTGGAATAACTTAATTGGCGAAGGTAAAACCATTGATACTGCTGTCTATACCATTTTAGCTTTTGATATTCCAGGAAATGGAAGCAATTCTTTCCTAATCGAAAATTATCTAGATTTTACTGCCAGAGACATTGCCCGAATTTTTATTGAAGGACTAAAAGATTTAAATATTGAAAAGCTTTATGCTATAATTGGAGGCTCAGTTGGAGGCGGAATTGCTTGGGAAATCTTAGCTTTAGAACCAAATATCACAGAACATCTTATCCCAATTGCAAGCGATTGGAAATCGACAGACTGGCTTATTGCCAATTGCTTCCTGCAAGAACAAATTCTCAATAATTCTTCAAAGCCAATCGAAGATGCGAGAATACACGCCATGTTGTGTTATCGTTCGCCAGAATCATTCAAAGAAAAATTTCAGCGTACCATCAATCAAGATCTTTTGATTTTTAATATCGAAAGCTGGCTGGCGCATCACGGAAAAAAATTGCAGCAAAGATTTCAGTTAGCTTCTTATAAATTAATGAATCAGCTGCTTAAAACAATTGATATTACTAGAAATAGTGAAAGTTTTGAAAACTTACTGTCACAATCAAATGCATCAATTCATATAGTAGGAATTAATTCGGATTTGTTTTTTACAGCAAAAGAAAACGTAGAAACCTACGAAGAATTGAAGAAATTTAAAGACAATGTTTTCTACAGCGAAATTGATTCGGTTCACGGACATGACGCTTTTTTAATCGAGTACAAACAATTAGATCATTTACTTGCCGACATTTTTAAGGCAGAAACAATAAAAAAATAA
- the thrA gene encoding bifunctional aspartate kinase/homoserine dehydrogenase I produces MKVLKFGGKSLANGEGLNKVVSIISDKVNQGEKITVVVSARGNATDELEFILSIAAKNGSYKELLENFKKYQISDYPHVDFSEEFNVLDKLFEGVSLIGDYSKKIKDQILSKGELLSAKLLTAILVEKGIPANFVDSRELLKTDSKFGDAQPLEQLSKKNVVNYFKEHNGETVNIVTGFIGSNNNNDTTTLGRNGSNYTASLIANYLNAEELQNFTHVDGIYTANPDLVADAKKIEYLSFNEANELANFGATILHAKTIIPLLEKNIPLRILNTFNHENRGTLITSDSAKEGIKTLSVLENVSLVNLEGRGLLGKAGVDARIFKVMGDHNISVSIISQGSSERGIGLVVATDKATTAVVELEKEFENDFYSKDVNQITVTDNVSVISIIGQDLSTFHKPYTALIKNKIVPILFNNTVTGKNVSLVVKKEELNKALNVIHGEIFGVSKKINIAIFGHGLVGGTLINQILESAAAIEKRKDVKLNVFAIANSKKLLLNKYGVTANWKNEIETKGEAYTIKDIIAYANEHHLENLIAIDNTASAPFVENYIPLVESSFDLISSNKVANTLSYGFYKELRKALTENQKNYLYETNVGAGLPLIDTIKLLHLSGENITKIKGVFSGTLSYLFNNFSAKDAPFSEILQEAIDNGYTEPDPREDLCGNDVGRKLLILARELDLQNEFEEISIQNLIPEHLREGSAADFLTKLKEFDPIYAKIKADQQPNHVLRYIGELSGDLQNDKGNLEVKLVSVLSDTALGGLKGSDSFFEIYTESYGDRPIVIQGAGAGSAVTARGVFGDILRLSDKG; encoded by the coding sequence ATGAAAGTATTAAAATTTGGAGGTAAATCATTAGCAAACGGAGAAGGACTTAACAAAGTTGTTTCAATCATTTCGGATAAAGTAAATCAAGGTGAAAAAATTACAGTTGTAGTTTCTGCACGCGGAAACGCAACAGATGAATTAGAATTTATTTTAAGCATTGCTGCTAAAAATGGCAGTTATAAAGAATTATTAGAGAATTTTAAAAAATATCAAATATCAGATTATCCGCATGTAGATTTTTCGGAAGAATTTAATGTTTTAGATAAACTTTTTGAAGGAGTAAGTCTAATTGGCGATTACAGTAAAAAAATCAAAGATCAGATTCTATCAAAAGGAGAATTGCTTTCGGCTAAATTATTGACTGCTATTTTAGTGGAAAAAGGAATTCCGGCCAATTTTGTAGATTCAAGAGAACTGCTGAAAACCGATTCTAAATTTGGTGATGCACAGCCTCTAGAACAGCTTTCAAAGAAAAACGTAGTAAATTATTTTAAAGAACATAACGGCGAAACGGTTAATATAGTTACAGGCTTCATTGGTTCCAACAACAACAACGACACAACTACTTTAGGTAGAAACGGCAGTAACTATACCGCTTCGTTAATCGCTAATTATTTAAATGCCGAAGAACTTCAAAACTTTACACACGTAGACGGAATCTACACGGCAAATCCAGATTTAGTTGCAGATGCTAAAAAAATCGAATATTTGTCTTTTAACGAAGCAAATGAGCTGGCTAATTTTGGAGCAACAATTCTGCATGCCAAAACGATAATTCCGTTATTAGAAAAAAATATTCCGCTTCGTATTTTAAATACTTTCAATCACGAAAACCGCGGAACATTAATTACATCCGATTCTGCCAAAGAAGGAATTAAAACACTTTCTGTTTTAGAAAATGTTTCTCTTGTGAATTTGGAAGGACGCGGATTACTTGGAAAAGCTGGAGTAGATGCCCGTATTTTTAAGGTAATGGGCGATCATAATATCAGTGTTAGTATTATTTCGCAAGGATCTTCAGAAAGAGGAATTGGCTTAGTTGTAGCAACAGATAAAGCGACAACTGCAGTTGTAGAATTAGAAAAAGAATTTGAAAATGACTTTTATTCGAAAGACGTAAATCAAATTACAGTTACAGATAATGTATCAGTAATCTCGATTATCGGACAAGATTTAAGTACATTCCATAAACCATATACAGCCTTAATCAAAAATAAAATTGTTCCGATTTTGTTTAACAACACTGTTACAGGTAAAAACGTGAGTTTGGTTGTTAAAAAAGAAGAATTAAACAAAGCCTTAAACGTAATTCACGGAGAAATTTTTGGTGTTTCTAAGAAAATAAACATCGCGATTTTTGGCCACGGATTAGTAGGAGGGACTTTAATTAACCAAATCTTAGAATCGGCTGCAGCAATTGAAAAACGTAAAGATGTTAAGCTGAATGTTTTTGCTATTGCAAACTCAAAAAAGCTGCTTTTAAATAAATATGGTGTAACTGCAAACTGGAAAAATGAAATTGAAACCAAAGGCGAGGCATATACTATAAAAGATATTATTGCTTACGCAAATGAACATCATTTAGAAAACTTAATTGCGATCGATAACACGGCAAGTGCGCCTTTCGTAGAAAACTATATTCCGCTTGTAGAAAGCAGTTTCGATTTGATTTCTTCGAATAAAGTAGCGAATACATTAAGCTATGGCTTTTATAAAGAATTGAGAAAAGCTTTAACTGAAAACCAAAAGAATTATTTGTATGAAACCAATGTTGGTGCAGGATTACCATTAATTGATACGATTAAATTACTGCATCTTTCAGGGGAAAACATCACAAAAATTAAAGGTGTTTTCTCGGGAACATTGAGTTATTTATTCAATAATTTCTCTGCGAAAGATGCTCCGTTTAGTGAAATCCTGCAGGAAGCAATTGATAACGGATACACAGAGCCAGATCCGCGTGAGGATTTATGCGGCAATGACGTTGGAAGAAAATTATTGATTTTGGCTAGAGAATTAGATTTACAAAACGAATTTGAAGAAATCTCTATTCAGAATCTTATTCCAGAGCATTTACGTGAAGGAAGTGCAGCTGATTTCTTGACGAAATTAAAAGAATTTGATCCGATTTACGCTAAAATAAAAGCAGACCAACAGCCAAATCATGTACTAAGATATATCGGCGAATTGTCTGGCGATTTACAAAATGACAAAGGAAATCTAGAAGTTAAATTAGTTTCAGTACTTTCGGATACAGCCTTAGGCGGACTAAAAGGTTCTGATTCTTTCTTTGAAATTTACACAGAATCTTACGGAGATCGCCCAATCGTTATTCAGGGAGCTGGTGCAGGTTCTGCGGTAACGGCAAGAGGAGTATTTGGAGATATTTTGAGATTGTCAGATAAAGGGTAA
- a CDS encoding OsmC family protein → MKVTLNRVNDAFHFKLKNERGHIVDVDSRAEFGGSDLGASPMELVLMGVAGCSAIDMISILKKQRQEITSFNAEVEGTRVQIEEAKPFKEIDVVFYLEGEINPEKAKKAAQLSFEKYCSVAKTVEPTAAIKYKVVLNNEELS, encoded by the coding sequence ATGAAAGTAACCTTAAACAGAGTAAATGACGCATTTCATTTTAAACTAAAAAATGAACGCGGACATATAGTTGACGTTGACAGCAGAGCCGAATTCGGCGGAAGCGATTTAGGAGCTAGTCCAATGGAGCTTGTATTAATGGGCGTTGCAGGATGCAGTGCAATTGATATGATTTCAATTTTAAAGAAGCAGCGTCAGGAAATCACTTCTTTTAATGCTGAGGTTGAAGGAACAAGAGTTCAAATCGAAGAAGCAAAACCTTTTAAAGAAATCGATGTGGTTTTTTATTTAGAAGGAGAAATCAATCCTGAAAAAGCAAAAAAGGCGGCACAGCTTTCTTTCGAGAAATACTGTTCGGTTGCCAAAACAGTTGAGCCAACAGCAGCTATTAAATATAAAGTCGTTTTAAACAACGAAGAATTAAGTTAA
- a CDS encoding aminotransferase class I/II-fold pyridoxal phosphate-dependent enzyme, producing the protein MNKEEFGFETQAIRTQLERSQYLEHSVPLYLSSSFVFEDAEDMRASFTEEKERNIYSRFSNPNTSEFVDKICKMEGADSGYAFATGMAAVYSTFAALLNSGDHIVSASSVFGSTHALFMTYFPKWNIETSYFEINKPETIESFIKPNTKILYAESPTNPGVDVIDLQLLGDIAKKHNLILIIDNCFATPYLQQPIKFGAHLVIHSATKLIDGQGRVLGGVTVGDAELIRQIYLFSRNTGPALSPFNAWVLSKSLETLAVRVDRHCENALKVAEFLESHPNVNSVKYPFLKSHPQYEIAKKQMKAGGNIIAFEIKGGIEAGRKFLNSIQLCSLSANIGDTRTIVTHPASTTHSKLSEEDQLAVGITQGLVRVSVGLETVEDVIADLKQALA; encoded by the coding sequence ATGAATAAAGAAGAATTTGGTTTTGAAACACAAGCCATAAGAACACAATTAGAAAGATCACAGTATTTAGAGCATTCGGTGCCATTGTATTTATCGTCAAGTTTCGTATTTGAAGATGCAGAGGACATGCGCGCTTCTTTCACAGAAGAAAAAGAAAGAAATATTTATAGCCGTTTCAGTAATCCAAACACATCAGAATTTGTAGACAAGATCTGCAAAATGGAAGGTGCAGATTCTGGTTATGCTTTTGCAACGGGAATGGCAGCAGTATATTCTACTTTTGCTGCATTATTAAACTCTGGAGATCATATTGTTTCTGCAAGCAGTGTTTTTGGTTCTACTCACGCTTTGTTTATGACTTATTTTCCAAAATGGAATATCGAAACTTCATATTTTGAGATCAATAAGCCAGAAACAATCGAGAGTTTTATTAAACCAAACACCAAAATATTATACGCCGAATCACCAACAAATCCTGGTGTTGATGTTATTGATTTACAATTATTAGGAGATATTGCAAAAAAACACAACTTGATTTTAATTATAGACAACTGTTTTGCAACACCTTATTTACAGCAGCCAATTAAATTTGGAGCACATTTGGTTATCCATTCAGCAACAAAATTAATTGACGGACAAGGACGAGTTTTAGGCGGAGTAACTGTTGGAGATGCAGAATTAATCAGACAGATATATTTGTTCTCTAGAAATACAGGTCCAGCTTTATCGCCATTTAATGCTTGGGTTTTATCAAAAAGTTTAGAAACATTGGCAGTTCGTGTGGACAGACACTGCGAAAATGCTTTAAAAGTAGCTGAGTTTTTAGAAAGTCATCCAAATGTAAACAGCGTAAAATATCCGTTTTTGAAATCGCACCCGCAATATGAGATAGCAAAGAAACAGATGAAAGCTGGCGGTAACATCATCGCATTTGAAATTAAAGGTGGAATTGAAGCAGGAAGAAAATTCTTGAATTCGATACAACTTTGTTCATTGTCTGCAAATATTGGAGATACCAGAACAATTGTAACGCATCCAGCTTCTACAACACACAGCAAATTATCTGAAGAAGATCAATTAGCAGTTGGAATTACGCAAGGTCTTGTTCGTGTTTCTGTAGGTTTAGAAACTGTAGAAGATGTAATTGCAGATTTAAAACAAGCATTAGCTTAA
- a CDS encoding RDD family protein, whose amino-acid sequence MSNRIYILDKKLLASDRKRFEGGIVDFIFAIVSIFVSGFIIVIIGNIFNWDIFSIWQRFVTDSTYLAVFTFLLFNYLLMESFFGGTMGKFATGITIVTENGEKPKFDKIFIRTLCRLIPFDVFSFLNKSGRFWHDSISKTYVVNKNDLERDMEIFYKVNLIGINEVI is encoded by the coding sequence ATGAGCAATAGAATTTACATTCTTGATAAAAAATTACTTGCTTCGGATAGAAAACGTTTTGAAGGTGGTATTGTTGATTTTATCTTTGCAATTGTCTCAATTTTTGTATCTGGTTTTATAATTGTAATCATCGGAAATATTTTTAATTGGGATATATTCTCTATTTGGCAAAGATTTGTGACTGATTCCACTTACTTAGCAGTTTTTACTTTTTTACTCTTTAATTATCTGCTTATGGAATCTTTCTTTGGAGGGACTATGGGCAAATTTGCTACAGGTATAACAATTGTTACCGAAAATGGCGAGAAGCCAAAATTTGATAAAATTTTTATTCGAACTTTATGTCGTTTAATTCCTTTCGATGTGTTTTCATTTTTAAATAAGTCTGGTAGATTTTGGCATGATTCCATATCAAAAACTTATGTGGTAAATAAAAATGATCTTGAACGAGACATGGAAATCTTTTATAAAGTTAATTTGATTGGAATTAACGAAGTAATTTGA
- a CDS encoding Rrf2 family transcriptional regulator: protein MLSKKTKYGIKALTYLARRENNEPVQIAEIAKSEHISIKFLESILLLLRNSGFLGAKKGKGGGYYLIKDPKDISMAKVYRILEGPIALLPCASHNFYERCDDCDDESTCAARRLMTEVRDNTLKILESNSLADIAF, encoded by the coding sequence GTGCTTTCAAAGAAAACAAAATACGGAATTAAAGCTCTTACATATTTAGCCAGGAGAGAAAATAACGAACCTGTACAAATTGCTGAAATTGCGAAAAGTGAACATATTTCGATTAAATTTTTAGAAAGTATTTTATTGCTTTTGAGAAACTCTGGTTTTCTTGGAGCTAAAAAAGGAAAAGGCGGCGGTTACTACCTGATCAAAGATCCTAAGGATATTAGCATGGCAAAAGTGTATCGTATTCTAGAAGGGCCGATTGCATTATTACCGTGTGCCAGTCATAATTTCTACGAAAGATGTGATGACTGTGATGATGAGTCTACCTGCGCCGCACGTCGTTTAATGACAGAAGTTAGAGATAATACACTTAAAATATTAGAAAGTAATTCTTTAGCAGATATTGCTTTTTAG
- a CDS encoding sulfite exporter TauE/SafE family protein, translating to MDFQIGLVIAGLVVGFIVGLTGVGGGSLMTPILLYFNIPPTTAVGTDLLYAAFTKAGGIFVHNKKGNINWKITGWLTLGSVPAALVTLWILNSIKTDIETINRVIKYSLGWALLFTSVAIIFKNRILKFSQKHAGDKFHSESHTQNMLTVGIGVLLGATVTLTSIGAGALGTVTLFFLYPLLPTPRLVGTEIAHAVPLTLVAGIGHASMGNLDLTLLGQLLMGSLPGIYIGSSLSGKVPDLFLRNAIAVMLFLAGYKLIF from the coding sequence ATGGATTTTCAAATTGGTCTTGTAATCGCAGGTTTAGTAGTTGGTTTTATTGTTGGATTAACAGGTGTTGGAGGGGGCTCTTTAATGACCCCAATTTTATTATATTTCAATATTCCTCCCACAACAGCTGTAGGAACAGACCTGCTATATGCTGCCTTTACCAAAGCTGGCGGAATATTTGTACACAATAAAAAAGGAAATATAAATTGGAAAATTACAGGATGGCTGACATTAGGAAGTGTTCCCGCTGCTTTAGTAACGTTGTGGATACTCAACAGTATTAAAACAGATATCGAGACAATAAATCGCGTTATTAAGTACAGTTTAGGCTGGGCATTATTGTTTACTTCTGTTGCTATTATATTTAAAAACAGAATTTTAAAGTTTTCGCAAAAACATGCCGGAGATAAATTTCATAGCGAAAGCCATACTCAAAATATGCTGACTGTTGGCATTGGAGTATTATTGGGAGCGACTGTAACTTTAACTTCTATTGGAGCCGGTGCTTTAGGGACTGTAACTTTGTTTTTCCTTTATCCGCTTTTACCAACTCCTCGGTTGGTAGGAACTGAAATTGCTCACGCTGTTCCATTGACTTTAGTTGCTGGAATCGGACATGCTTCTATGGGAAATTTAGATTTAACGCTTTTAGGCCAATTATTAATGGGATCACTTCCAGGTATTTATATTGGAAGCAGTTTAAGCGGAAAAGTTCCTGATCTATTTTTGAGAAATGCTATTGCTGTAATGCTTTTTCTGGCTGGATATAAATTGATTTTTTAG
- a CDS encoding sulfite exporter TauE/SafE family protein, whose product MEKELKINTADSLKEKLWIGIPVVLLVGLLTVLIYNHHAEFSWNGFVEGFNEEFLVFFAIGVFAQLVDGTLGMGYGATSTSFLLAYGVPPVVSSTAVHVSEMFTTGASALSHHRFGNINKKLVKHLLIPGVLGSITGAYLLSDIINGDIIKPFIAVYMIVLAIVIIRKALKKTIVKKKTKKLSALAAFGGFMDSVGGGGWGPIVTSTLLGRGRNPRYTIGSVNAAEFAISFASGITFMLFGGIHGWQVIIGLILGGVIAAPLAAYLVNKIKRKPMMIAVGVLIILLSLKTLSKLL is encoded by the coding sequence ATGGAAAAAGAACTGAAAATAAATACGGCCGATTCTTTAAAAGAAAAGCTTTGGATTGGAATTCCTGTTGTTTTGTTAGTAGGTTTATTAACCGTGTTAATATACAATCATCATGCTGAGTTTTCGTGGAATGGATTTGTTGAAGGATTTAATGAAGAATTTTTAGTGTTTTTTGCCATTGGAGTTTTTGCTCAATTGGTAGACGGAACTTTAGGAATGGGATACGGAGCAACTTCAACATCATTTTTATTGGCTTATGGAGTTCCGCCAGTGGTGAGCAGTACTGCGGTACACGTTTCAGAAATGTTTACAACGGGAGCATCGGCACTTTCACACCACCGATTTGGGAATATCAATAAAAAACTGGTAAAACATTTATTGATTCCAGGTGTTTTAGGTTCAATTACAGGAGCTTACTTATTGTCGGACATAATTAACGGTGATATTATTAAGCCATTTATTGCAGTTTACATGATTGTTTTAGCGATTGTAATCATTAGAAAAGCATTGAAAAAAACAATTGTAAAGAAGAAAACTAAAAAATTAAGTGCTTTGGCCGCTTTTGGTGGTTTCATGGATTCAGTTGGAGGCGGAGGCTGGGGGCCAATCGTAACTTCAACATTATTAGGAAGAGGAAGAAATCCGAGATATACAATTGGTTCAGTAAATGCAGCTGAGTTTGCAATTTCATTTGCTAGCGGCATTACATTCATGCTTTTTGGCGGTATTCATGGCTGGCAGGTAATCATTGGATTGATTTTAGGAGGAGTTATTGCAGCGCCGTTAGCAGCATATTTGGTAAACAAAATTAAAAGAAAACCAATGATGATTGCGGTTGGAGTTCTAATTATATTATTGAGTTTAAAAACATTATCTAAATTATTATAA